The Methanomicrobia archaeon genome segment GTCCTAAAAACATGTCCGCCCTGCTCAGGTACCGCAAACCGTGCATGAAACTTTCGTCATCGTACTCGTATGAAAAATTCTTGTAGACCCACTGGATACTCTCCTCTGGTGTCTTGTCAAGGCTGTAAAGCGCGGAAAGCGCCTCTTGCAGCTCGTAGCGCTCAACACCGTAGATCAGCTTCAAAACGCCGAAAATGTCCTCCTCTCTATCTCGATCGTCGGTCGCTATATCCTCTTCACGGATTCGCTGCATGCCTGATCCAGCGAGTGACAGCGCCTGCAGGTCATTGATCGCGGACCGCAAATCGCCATGCGCGTTCTTCGCCAGACTGATCAGAGCACCATCTTCTATATCGAGTGCCGCCTGCTCGCTTATCTTCTTCAGCAAGCGGAAGACCGTGCCTGGTTTTATACGATGGAACGCAATAACCGTGCACGTACGCAGTAAACCCTGTCCCATTCCGTATTTGTCGTTTGCCGTAAGGATTATCGGCTGCGTGCTCTTTTTCACGATCTCTGTTATCGCCCTCGTGCCACCGCGGTCCTCATTACCATGCAGGTTGTCCGCCTCGTCCAGAATGATCAAGCGCGTCGTGTGACTGAACGTCGTGCTCGTAGACGCGGGACCGACGATATCTTTTATCACGCCCGCACTGCGCTTATCCGATGCGTTTAGCTCGATTACCTCCCAACCCTTCTCGGACGCAAGAGCGTACGCCGCGGACGTCTTACCACAACCTGCGGGGCCGTGGAGAACAGCAGCCTTCTTCGACTTCGGCCTATTTATGCCGTCTGCCCATTCGCGCAACTCCTCTATTGCCTGCTCGTTACCAACGACCTCTCGCAACCTCGTTGGGCGATATTGCTCGGTCCATTCCAGGCTGCCCTTTTCCATTTACTATATCATTGGCCAAGTCGGCTTAATATCTTTCGTTCTGCCAGAAAAAACAGAAAAAATTCTTATTTAAGAAGAGGGCATTCCAAAGTAGAGCAGCAATGAGTGAGGATAAAAAGAGGCGGGAGAAGGAAAAGGCAGCAGAAGCCGCGTCCGCTTTGATAAAAGACGGTATGGCGGTGGGTCTCGGTACGGGATCTACAGCAGAACTCGCGATACGGAACATCGGTAAGAGGATAGAAGAGGAAGGACTCAGGATCGTTGGCGTTCCCACTTCGTTGAGAACAGAAACGATCGCAATAGAATGCGGCGTCCCGCTTACCACGCTCTCCGAGCATCCCGATTTGGCTATCTGCATCGACGGCGCGGATCAGGTAGATGCGCACATCAATTTGCTCAAAGGGGGCTGGGGCTCGCATACCAGGGAGAAGATCGTCTCGTATGCAGCGCAGAGGCGAGTTATCTGTGTCGAAGAGGAAAAAGTAGGAGAGCAGCTCACTAAGCCGGTGCCTTTGGAGGTTTTACCCTACGCGGTGAAAGTGGTAGAGAAACAGGTGAGAGAACTCGGGGGCACACCGGTTTTGAGGCTTGACGGAAGTAGAGGCGGCTACTTCGCTACGGAACACGGCAATCTCGTAATCGACGCGGATTTCGGCGCTATTCGCAACCCGGAAGAGATGAATGTCGCGCTTTCCTCTGTCGTTGGCTCCGTCGAGCATGGGATATTTACAAATGCTACTGAGGTCTATGTAGGAACTGAAAAAGGGGTTAAGGTATTAAGGAGAGACTAGATTAAACATAAAGAGAAGAGAGAGGCCGAAAAGATGAAGTTGTTGGTAAGCCCGAGAGATTTGGAGGAGGCGAAGTCGGTGATTCGTGGGAATGCGGATATTGTAGACGTGAAGAATCCCAAGGAGGGTTCTTTGGGCGCTAATTTCCCCTGGGTCATCAGGTCGATCAAGGAACTGGTGGATAAGGAAGGCGGCAATGGCATGGAGATGAGCGCGGCGATCGGGGACTTTTATTACAAGCCGGGAACGGCGTCTCTGGCTGCTTTGGGCGCGGCGTCCGTCGGTGCCGATTACATCAAGATCGGGCTCTTCAGGATAAAAACGCGGGAAGAGGCGATCGATCTGCTGAGCGGCGTGGTAAAAGCAGTGAAAGGTTTCGATCCGACAAAGAAAGTGGTTTCCGCCTTCTATTCTGATTATAAACGAATCAATTCGATCTCACCGTTTGAAATCGCCGAAATCGGTAAAGAAGTGGAGATCGACGTCTCAATGGTGGACACGGGCATAAAGGACGGCAAGACCACCTTCGAGTTCCTCAGCGAGGATGAGCTGACGACGTTCGTCTCGGAATCGAAGGCGCTTGGATTGGAGACCGCCCTTGCGGGTTCGTTCACCTTCGAGGATATACCCGCGATAAAACGGATCGCACCGGATATACTCGGCGTTCGCGGCATGGTCTGCGGCGGCGATAGAAACTCTCAGGTGCAAGAGGAGTTGGTGACCGAACTGCGAAGGAAAGTTTCGGAGTAAGTACGTTTGGTGGGGTGGGCACAGGTAAGTAAACGTTGAATAAGGTACGTGATGATAAAAATGGCTAATACGGAAATAAAGGATCGAAAACTCTCGAACAAAGAATTAAGTGAGCTAACGACAGGTTTGCTCAACTTCGGCGACATGCTCATTATGATGGGGAAGCTGACGAAGCTGGAGAAAGAACTGAGTGGCTTGGATGAACTTATGAAGCGGCTCTTCCAATCGGACAACCGCGATTTGTTCACGGTAATGGAGGCCAATCCGGAATTGATGGATCAAGCCTCGGCTCTCATGACGAAATGGAAGCTGCTCGAGGATAAAGATCCCGCGAAACTCTCGCCTGATGAGCAGATCGAGGTAGGAGAGAGCTTTAAAGGGTTTGCCAACGTGCTTAACCAGATTATCAGTAGTGTCGCAGAAGAAAAGACGCTGTCAGAATAGAATAGACCGACTTGCTGTTATCAGCGTACCACGTGAACCGACGTCGCTTTGAAGGTTGCGTAGACGTCATCCCCTTTTTGCAGCCCTAGATCCTCACGGGATTGCTTCGTGATAAGCGCGACAAGCCTGGTGTCCAGTTTCACCCGAGTTACCGCGCCCATATCCTGCAGCTCAAGAATGCGTGCTCGCAAGACGTTTCGCGCACTGCTGCCGTCCTTGTTCCGGGACAAGATGATGTCCTCGGGTCGAACGAAGATCTTTACTGCCCCATCAGTATACTCGGAGACGGCACAGATGGGTCCTATCATATCCCCGTCTATCTCTGCGATACCGCCCTCGTTTTGGCGAATAACCCCGTACAGTATATTCTCCATGCCCACGAAATCAGCCAATTCCTCGTTCAGTGGCTTATGAAAAATCTCCTGTGGCGTGCCCACCTGCACGACCCGGCCCCGCATCATCACCGCGATGCGATCCGCGAGCAGCATCGCCTCCGTCTGATCGTGCGTCACGTGCACCATCGTGATCCCGAATTCCGCCTTTACCCGTTTCAGCTCCTCACGCATGTAATCCTGCGTCCGCCGATCCAAAGCGGAGAGCGGCTCATCTAATAGGAGTATCGAGGGCTCGATCGCAATCGCCCGCCCGATCGCCACCTTCTGCTGCTCGCCGCCGCTCAGCGTGCCGGGATAGCGATGCGCGAGATGCGCGATGCTCAACCAGTCAAGGATTTCTCGTACTCGCGTGTGGTTCGCTTCCGTCGCGCCCGCCTTCTGCACCCGCAGCCCGAAGAGGATGTTCTGCTCCACGGTCATGTGTGGGAAGAGCGAATAATCCTGGTAAATGAATCCGATGCCCCGCTTCTCCGAGGGGACGTAGGTAACATTCCAGCCTTCAATCCAGATCTCGCCGCGATCGGGGATGTAGAAGCCTGCGATGGTTTCGAGCAGTAACGTCTTGCCCGCGCCCGTGGGGCCGAGAATAACGAAATATTCGCCCTGTTTCACCTCCAGATTGATCTCCTGCAGCTTGAACTCCTTCCAGTCCTTGTACACCTCCTTCACCCAAATCATCGCTTCCTCCATCGCGGCAGCCGCAGCACTATAAAAATCACCAGACAGATCGAGATGAGCAGCACGGAAATCGGGCGTGACACTCGCAGTCCAAACGAGGTAAATTTCTCGTAAATTAAAATCGGCGCGGAGATCGGGTGATATGCGAGAATGAGAACGGCCGAGAACTCACTGATCGCGCGGCCCCAGGTGAGTATCGCCCCGCTCAAGATCGACGGGAAGGCGAGCGGGAAGGAGATCTCGCGGAACGTCCGCCAATGCGAGGCACCCAAAGAGCGTGCCACATTCTCCAATCGCGGATCTACCTCTTTAAAACCCTCTCGCGCCGTGTCGACGAGATACGGGAGGCTCATGAAAAGCATCGCTACCACAATCCCCAGGTACGCATCCGTAACGACAATCCCCAGCGATCGCAGCGGCGCGCCAATCACCCCGTACCGCATAAAGACCCCATAGAGCGCAATGCCCGCGACGACGTGCGGGATCATCAGCGGGATATCCACGATGCCCTCAATGACGCTCTTGCCCCAGAAATTCTTCCGTGCGAGGAAATAGGCCAGCGGCACGCCGAAGACGAATGCAACCAGCGTCGCGGCAAGCGCCATGGAGATGCTTATCCAGATTGATTTCAGTACCACTGGGTCCACGGCGACTGCGATCAACCCTGAGAAGTCCTCCGCCTGCTTATAAAACATGTTTCCCAGCGTGATCACAACGAACGCGACGAGAACGGAGCCTAACAGGAGCGAGAAGATAAAGATCTTCTCCCTCTTTACCTGCTCCCATGTCCAGCTCGAGAAGATTTTCATTGTGCGCGGCCTCACTCTACTATTTCTTTCGTCATCAGAGCACTAAGCT includes the following:
- a CDS encoding ABC transporter permease, with amino-acid sequence MKIFSSWTWEQVKREKIFIFSLLLGSVLVAFVVITLGNMFYKQAEDFSGLIAVAVDPVVLKSIWISISMALAATLVAFVFGVPLAYFLARKNFWGKSVIEGIVDIPLMIPHVVAGIALYGVFMRYGVIGAPLRSLGIVVTDAYLGIVVAMLFMSLPYLVDTAREGFKEVDPRLENVARSLGASHWRTFREISFPLAFPSILSGAILTWGRAISEFSAVLILAYHPISAPILIYEKFTSFGLRVSRPISVLLISICLVIFIVLRLPRWRKR
- a CDS encoding replication factor C large subunit translates to MEKGSLEWTEQYRPTRLREVVGNEQAIEELREWADGINRPKSKKAAVLHGPAGCGKTSAAYALASEKGWEVIELNASDKRSAGVIKDIVGPASTSTTFSHTTRLIILDEADNLHGNEDRGGTRAITEIVKKSTQPIILTANDKYGMGQGLLRTCTVIAFHRIKPGTVFRLLKKISEQAALDIEDGALISLAKNAHGDLRSAINDLQALSLAGSGMQRIREEDIATDDRDREEDIFGVLKLIYGVERYELQEALSALYSLDKTPEESIQWVYKNFSYEYDDESFMHGLRYLSRADMFLGRVRRRENYKFWRYASSLMAGSVLSAKELHAEKKNGWERRKPRYFQSPWFRAKLPEGEARKSGPVQDELARKIARYSKVPQSYALFFIVPFLPVFFKDGRKATEITASLHLDVPQIAFLLGDTGKENAKQIYQNALTATATERGTERVTRIERTVKADVNEADEAEEKHPKTRESELEEKSAVADEVETKNQKTLTDFF
- a CDS encoding ATP-binding cassette domain-containing protein, whose translation is MIWVKEVYKDWKEFKLQEINLEVKQGEYFVILGPTGAGKTLLLETIAGFYIPDRGEIWIEGWNVTYVPSEKRGIGFIYQDYSLFPHMTVEQNILFGLRVQKAGATEANHTRVREILDWLSIAHLAHRYPGTLSGGEQQKVAIGRAIAIEPSILLLDEPLSALDRRTQDYMREELKRVKAEFGITMVHVTHDQTEAMLLADRIAVMMRGRVVQVGTPQEIFHKPLNEELADFVGMENILYGVIRQNEGGIAEIDGDMIGPICAVSEYTDGAVKIFVRPEDIILSRNKDGSSARNVLRARILELQDMGAVTRVKLDTRLVALITKQSREDLGLQKGDDVYATFKATSVHVVR
- the rpiA gene encoding ribose-5-phosphate isomerase RpiA, whose protein sequence is MSEDKKRREKEKAAEAASALIKDGMAVGLGTGSTAELAIRNIGKRIEEEGLRIVGVPTSLRTETIAIECGVPLTTLSEHPDLAICIDGADQVDAHINLLKGGWGSHTREKIVSYAAQRRVICVEEEKVGEQLTKPVPLEVLPYAVKVVEKQVRELGGTPVLRLDGSRGGYFATEHGNLVIDADFGAIRNPEEMNVALSSVVGSVEHGIFTNATEVYVGTEKGVKVLRRD
- a CDS encoding (5-formylfuran-3-yl)methyl phosphate synthase, with protein sequence MKLLVSPRDLEEAKSVIRGNADIVDVKNPKEGSLGANFPWVIRSIKELVDKEGGNGMEMSAAIGDFYYKPGTASLAALGAASVGADYIKIGLFRIKTREEAIDLLSGVVKAVKGFDPTKKVVSAFYSDYKRINSISPFEIAEIGKEVEIDVSMVDTGIKDGKTTFEFLSEDELTTFVSESKALGLETALAGSFTFEDIPAIKRIAPDILGVRGMVCGGDRNSQVQEELVTELRRKVSE